AGAAGTCAAAGGATGGCGGGATTGAGGTTGGCAAGCGTTGGGACCGGCAGATAGCCGGGGCTCACTGTTATGATAGCCGGATGAATTGTGAATCTGTCGGCATCTGTTTGGTGGGTGATTTTAATGAATCAAAGCCGACTGCCCGCCAGATGGAATCGCTGCTCAAGCTTATTGCCGACCTGCAGACCCAATACCGCATTCCCAAGGCGAATATCCTGCTTCATAAGGAAGTGGACAAAAGGCAGACCGATTGTCCGGGCAGGAAATTCCCCGCCAATAAGATTCGCTGATGCTGATTAACTATAGATGCTGCTAACTCTTCTTGGAAAGCGTTGTTGGCTTGGCAGCCGTATTGATGTCAACCTTATTCTCCCGCGCCAGCCAGCCCAGTGCCTGTTGGAATAAATCCTTGGAGATATTTTTCAGATCTTTCTGGACTTTTTCCAGTGGCGTGTTGCCGTGTTTGTCCAGGTAGCGCCAGACCTCCCCGGCGGCCTTGCCGATTTCGTGCTGGTACATAGTCTTACCTCCTGGTCTTAATGTAGATAAATAACACATTTTGTCAAGGACAATCTGTGATTTATGATAAATTACTCCTCAAACTGGCTGATCATATGGTGCTGCCAGGTGGGAATGGTGCTGTCAGATCCGGCGTATTCCTGCCACTCCTTGTAGGAAATAAACGGCTTGGTCTTTTCTATCGGATGAATATCGGTTCTGAGCACGCCCTCTATCTTATTGACCTTTTCGGTCAGGTATTTTTGCAGGGTCTGCTCGCTGTCAGCCAGCAGAGAATACTGCAGGGTTTCATCATAGAGGTGGAAGGTAAAGGCATAATAAACCTTTTTCAAGCCCTCAGGCAGATTGGGGTCCGCCAGTTTGCCGTAAACCTCCGATAAATATTTAGGTTTGACCTTGGCCGTGATGGTAAATCGTTTCATATTGGTGGTGTCCGCCGGCAGAGGGAAGAATCTCGGTTTGTAGAGATGAATCAGCCAAATAGCCGAGACCGATTCTATTTTATTTAAATAGTTAGAAATTAACTCGTTGATGACGGTGGAATCCTTGGCGTGGACGAATAAACTTGCCTCATTATGTCCCTTGCGTTTGGAGAGATAAAGAAGCCGTCCGCGGTTCTGCAGGACCTTTTGCAAATCATCTTTCCGGGTGGTAATCTCATTCCAAAGATTCCTGCCCGCATCATCCGTGAGCATGCGGATAATTACTATCATCTTATTCGTCTCCTTTTCCCTGGTATGATTATAAATGATGGCAGCAACCTTGTCAATATATTCTGGCTATATTGATGTCGGCAAAGTGCGTGGGAGCGCCTATGTGGCGCCAGGCAGGCGTTGCATCATATTGGACCTACGGCAGTTGCTTACTGTTCATATCCCCAACTGATTATCTTGGGTGTGGTATAATAATAGAATGTGATATCGTCGAATATTATTGTATCGTTTGCTGGCTGATTAATCCTTGTATTTGGTTTGAATAAGAGCTCGTATCTTATTCGGTTTTTACTCAGGGTTAATGGTCCGTTCTCAGCCGGCGCGGCGCCGCCTCCGTCAGTCGGGATGGCCAATGTCCGGTTGTTTAATAAATCAGTGGTTTCGTTTTTCAGTCCGACTTCAACCTTCCCGTCAGGCATAGAGCCATTATCGATTTTGGTTTTTGTATCATACACGGTCCAGTGGACCATAAAGATATTAATCTGGTTCGGATTTTCTGCGCCAATGTTTTCGGTTTTGCCAAGGTCAATCTCACGCGAGATGAATTTGGCGTCGTCGCCGGTGTAATATCTGCCTAAGCTCCAGAGACCGTCAATATTGGGCGGTGGAGGTGGCGGCGGTGGCGGCGGAGGAGGCGGTGGCGGTGGAGGCGGCGGAGGTGGTGGAGGAGGCGGCGGAGGTGGAGGAGGCGGCGGTGGAGGAGGCGGTGGCGGTGGTGGCGGCGGCGGAGGCGGTGGAGGAGGAGGTGGCCAATCACCATCTCTTTTCCTGCGCGGACAACCTGCCCAGATCACCTTTTCTTTGTTGATATAGGTTGTTTTGGTATTGTTTAAACTACAGAGTTTGACATTTTCGTCAACGATAAAGGTGTTGTTGTCAACTGATTGCCTGTCAGGAAAGGAAGGCGCAGAACCATTTGAACCTCCAGATGGAGGCGGAATCATCCTTTCGTCTGATTTTTCACTATTACCTGAATCACCTTCCTGACTAACTGGTATTAACTCAAAAACCAGAACCTCGTCAATAGTTGCGTCAGGGGCTCCGTTCAATCGCAGGGCGCTCATAACCTCGCCTAATCTTAAATAATTGTCGATACTGTTGTATTTGCCGGTCAGAGCATTCTGCTGGTCCTGGAAGGTGCCTCTTTTCCACGCCTGACCATTGATATAGAGCACGTCATTAGCCTCTTGCTTGGTTGTCGGCGGTATTACCGCTGGTGGTTTGGATTCATCCGGTGGTGTGGTCTCGCCAGTCGGTTCAGGCGGTTTAATGGTCGGTTCAGGCTGTTTTGTCCACTCGGGAATAACAGGTGGTACTTTGTTATGCACC
This window of the Planctomycetota bacterium genome carries:
- a CDS encoding winged helix-turn-helix domain-containing protein, with amino-acid sequence MYQHEIGKAAGEVWRYLDKHGNTPLEKVQKDLKNISKDLFQQALGWLARENKVDINTAAKPTTLSKKS